One stretch of Paenibacillus sp. FSL R5-0341 DNA includes these proteins:
- a CDS encoding TlyA family RNA methyltransferase, whose protein sequence is MSLPKERIDVLLVEQGYYESREKAKAAIMAGLVYANNEPIEKAGMKIPREAELKVKGSVHPYVGRGGLKLEKAIRHFGLDMNGLVMLDIGSSTGGFTDCALQHGASHVYAIDVGYNQLDWSLRNDERVTVMERTNFRYVTPEDLTGPVPNFASIDVSFISLRIILPPLLALLNQPADIVALIKPQFEAGREKVGKSGVVRDTKVHKDVLQTMLHFASQLGLHLQSLTFSPITGGEGNIEFLAHWRLEAPDATQPENDPASLDALAEQVAKEAAHTFTGNSS, encoded by the coding sequence ATGTCACTCCCGAAAGAACGAATTGATGTTCTGCTGGTTGAGCAGGGCTATTATGAAAGTCGTGAGAAGGCAAAGGCTGCAATCATGGCTGGACTGGTGTACGCCAATAATGAGCCGATCGAAAAGGCGGGCATGAAGATTCCAAGGGAAGCCGAGCTGAAAGTTAAAGGCTCGGTACATCCTTATGTCGGCAGAGGCGGATTGAAGCTCGAAAAAGCGATCCGTCATTTCGGCCTTGATATGAATGGACTTGTCATGCTCGACATCGGTTCATCCACCGGTGGTTTTACGGATTGTGCACTACAGCATGGTGCGTCTCATGTATACGCTATTGATGTGGGCTATAATCAGCTCGACTGGTCTTTGCGTAATGATGAGCGGGTTACCGTGATGGAACGAACCAATTTTCGCTATGTGACTCCCGAAGATCTGACGGGACCTGTGCCGAATTTTGCGAGCATTGATGTGTCGTTCATTTCATTGCGAATCATATTGCCGCCACTTCTGGCCCTTTTGAATCAACCTGCAGATATCGTAGCATTGATTAAACCTCAATTTGAAGCAGGGCGTGAAAAAGTAGGCAAGTCCGGTGTGGTACGTGATACGAAGGTACACAAGGATGTATTGCAGACGATGCTTCATTTTGCGAGTCAACTTGGTTTGCATTTGCAGAGTTTAACTTTTTCACCCATTACCGGTGGAGAAGGTAATATAGAATTTCTCGCACATTGGCGTCTGGAAGCACCAGATGCAACACAA
- the dxs gene encoding 1-deoxy-D-xylulose-5-phosphate synthase: MLLPQIKQPSDLKSMSQDDLALLSAEIRQFLIEKLSVTGGHLAPNLGVVELTVALHYCYNSPADKMIFDVGHQAYVHKVLTGRMDRFDTLRQHNGLCGFVKRNESEHDVWEAGHSSTSLSAAMGMALARDLKGEDNQVIAMIGDGALTGGMAFEALNHIGHEQRKLMVILNDNEMSIAPNVGAMHKYLSKIRSDRHYLKAKDDVEGMLKKIPAIGDRLAKSASWIKDSVKYMMVPGVLFEELGFTYLGPIDGHDIPKLIETFKQADNVDGPVLVHVLTTKGKGYQPAEADSHKWHGISPYKIESGQVLKAVGKPMYTEVFGQTLIDLAKQDKRIVAVTPAMPTGSGLIPFSKEFPDRMIDVGIAEQHAATMCAALAMEGLKPVFAVYSTFMQRAYDQIVHDICRHNANVMFAIDRAGFVGPDGETHQGVYDVAFMRHIPNIVLMMPKDENELRHMMKTALDYNEGPIAYRYPRNNVVGVPLDDVLVPIPIGTWEQLRPSEGYAVIASGSMVQLAEEAAELVKREGITAGVINARFLKPLDEQMLRDLAVRGTKLIVLEETSQAGSMGSAVLEFYAEQGLHDVHVQLMGIPDRFIEHGSIKEQREEVGLTVENVCAELRNMAVQSSYGLPKTRFPS, translated from the coding sequence GTGCTGCTTCCACAAATTAAACAACCCAGTGATCTAAAGTCGATGTCTCAGGATGATCTTGCGCTTTTGTCGGCAGAGATCCGGCAGTTTCTGATTGAGAAGCTGTCCGTTACAGGGGGGCATCTCGCACCCAACTTAGGAGTGGTTGAGCTCACGGTAGCCCTGCATTACTGCTATAACAGTCCAGCAGACAAAATGATATTCGATGTAGGGCATCAGGCTTATGTGCATAAAGTCCTGACAGGGCGTATGGATCGCTTTGATACATTGCGTCAACATAACGGCCTGTGCGGGTTTGTCAAACGCAACGAAAGTGAACATGATGTATGGGAAGCTGGACACAGCAGTACATCATTGTCCGCTGCGATGGGGATGGCCCTTGCACGTGATCTGAAGGGTGAGGACAATCAAGTCATCGCGATGATTGGTGATGGAGCGCTTACAGGTGGTATGGCATTTGAAGCCCTCAATCACATTGGTCATGAGCAGAGAAAACTGATGGTTATTCTGAATGATAATGAAATGTCCATTGCTCCAAACGTTGGGGCCATGCATAAATATTTGAGCAAAATTCGTTCGGATCGTCATTATCTGAAAGCGAAAGATGATGTCGAGGGAATGCTTAAAAAAATCCCTGCCATTGGGGACCGTTTGGCCAAATCGGCAAGCTGGATCAAAGACAGTGTCAAATATATGATGGTACCAGGTGTTCTTTTTGAAGAACTGGGCTTTACGTATTTGGGACCGATTGATGGGCATGATATTCCCAAATTGATCGAAACCTTCAAACAGGCGGATAACGTGGATGGACCAGTGCTCGTTCATGTGCTTACAACCAAAGGCAAAGGTTATCAACCAGCAGAAGCCGATTCGCACAAGTGGCACGGGATTTCTCCGTACAAAATTGAATCCGGTCAAGTGCTGAAGGCAGTGGGGAAACCGATGTACACTGAAGTGTTCGGTCAGACTCTGATTGATCTTGCGAAGCAGGATAAGCGGATCGTAGCTGTAACGCCAGCAATGCCTACAGGATCAGGTCTTATTCCGTTCAGTAAGGAATTTCCGGATCGCATGATTGACGTTGGTATCGCAGAACAGCATGCGGCGACCATGTGTGCTGCACTGGCTATGGAAGGCCTGAAGCCGGTCTTTGCCGTGTATTCTACGTTTATGCAACGTGCTTATGATCAGATTGTACATGATATTTGCCGTCATAACGCCAACGTGATGTTTGCCATTGACCGTGCCGGGTTTGTTGGTCCGGATGGCGAGACACATCAAGGGGTATACGATGTGGCATTTATGCGCCATATTCCAAATATCGTTCTGATGATGCCAAAAGACGAAAACGAATTGCGTCATATGATGAAAACGGCGCTTGATTATAATGAAGGTCCAATTGCATACCGATATCCACGAAACAATGTGGTGGGGGTACCTCTGGATGATGTGCTTGTACCAATACCAATTGGAACATGGGAGCAACTCCGTCCATCCGAAGGATATGCTGTCATCGCTTCAGGCTCGATGGTGCAACTTGCAGAAGAAGCAGCGGAGTTGGTGAAACGGGAAGGTATTACAGCAGGCGTAATTAACGCTCGCTTCCTCAAACCTCTGGATGAGCAAATGCTGCGTGATTTGGCTGTTCGAGGCACCAAATTGATTGTACTTGAAGAAACTTCCCAAGCGGGTAGCATGGGCAGTGCGGTACTGGAGTTCTATGCAGAACAGGGATTGCATGATGTACATGTACAGCTGATGGGGATTCCGGATCGCTTCATCGAGCATGGCAGTATTAAGGAACAACGTGAGGAAGTAGGTCTTACCGTTGAGAATGTATGTGCTGAACTGCGCAACATGGCTGTTCAATCATCTTACGGCCTGCCCAAAACACGTTTTCCTTCGTAA
- a CDS encoding polyprenyl synthetase family protein, translated as MRAVKSMSNRPSFQAYLEEVTAEVTEELKHTLPDHWDVPQSLTDAMQYSLMAGGKRLRPLLVVAAAEAFGAQRTAAMPVACAVEMVHTYSLIHDDLPAMDNDDYRRGKLTNHKVYGEATAILAGDALLTHAFYSIVQAGRRSGVTADALLSIVEDMSELAGARGMVGGQVADMEGEQGMTDLSQLQYIHLHKTGDLIVFSLIAGARIGGATEGQLEALRVFGRDLGLAFQIQDDILDLTGDEQKMGKKTQSDVNQQKVTYPYFIGMEASVAEVKSLTQSAKDALERAELPDASRLLEIADYLMSRDH; from the coding sequence ATGAGAGCGGTGAAGTCCATGAGTAATCGTCCTTCGTTTCAAGCATACCTTGAGGAGGTCACAGCTGAGGTGACAGAAGAGTTGAAACACACTCTTCCCGATCACTGGGATGTACCCCAATCGCTGACGGATGCGATGCAGTACTCACTTATGGCCGGAGGCAAACGCCTTCGTCCTCTTCTGGTCGTTGCTGCGGCGGAAGCCTTCGGTGCACAGCGTACAGCTGCAATGCCGGTAGCCTGCGCCGTGGAGATGGTTCATACCTATTCACTGATCCACGACGACCTGCCTGCGATGGATAATGATGATTACCGCAGGGGAAAATTAACGAATCATAAGGTATATGGTGAAGCAACCGCCATATTGGCGGGCGATGCGTTGCTAACTCATGCTTTTTATAGCATTGTTCAAGCGGGTCGTCGCAGCGGTGTGACGGCAGATGCGTTGCTGTCCATCGTAGAGGACATGTCCGAACTTGCTGGAGCAAGAGGCATGGTCGGTGGCCAAGTCGCGGATATGGAAGGTGAGCAAGGCATGACCGATCTTTCACAGCTTCAATATATCCATTTGCACAAAACGGGTGATCTGATTGTTTTCTCTCTCATTGCTGGAGCACGAATTGGTGGAGCAACGGAAGGACAATTGGAAGCCTTGCGTGTGTTTGGTCGTGATCTGGGGCTGGCGTTCCAGATTCAGGATGATATTCTCGACCTGACGGGCGACGAGCAAAAGATGGGTAAGAAAACACAGAGCGATGTGAATCAGCAGAAGGTAACATATCCTTATTTTATTGGCATGGAGGCTTCTGTAGCTGAGGTGAAATCCCTTACTCAATCTGCAAAAGATGCACTTGAAAGAGCCGAGTTACCTGATGCATCCAGATTGCTGGAAATTGCGGATTATCTGATGAGTCGAGACCATTAG
- the xseB gene encoding exodeoxyribonuclease VII small subunit translates to MANEPELNFEEAMAALEDIVGQLEHGDVPLEQAIDLFQRGMKLSQLCGLKLEQVERKIEMIVEEDGELRKKPFGTADDESGEVHE, encoded by the coding sequence ATGGCGAATGAACCGGAATTGAATTTTGAAGAGGCAATGGCGGCATTGGAAGACATCGTAGGTCAGCTTGAGCATGGTGATGTTCCGTTGGAACAGGCCATCGATCTGTTTCAGCGCGGGATGAAACTTTCGCAACTTTGCGGTCTGAAACTGGAACAAGTGGAACGCAAGATCGAGATGATCGTAGAAGAAGATGGAGAGCTTCGCAAGAAGCCCTTCGGAACTGCTGACGATGAGAGCGGTGAAGTCCATGAGTAA